A region from the Gallus gallus isolate bGalGal1 chromosome 25, bGalGal1.mat.broiler.GRCg7b, whole genome shotgun sequence genome encodes:
- the LOC107055134 gene encoding uncharacterized protein LOC107055134 has translation MSRLIKAITDMMDGSARRGKKSESFSRSEFKKLIQQEFAPVKRSSTSKYHYIGSPLDSDTEPMNKKERGSSKTCVY, from the exons ATGTCCAGGCTCATCAAAGCCATCACTGACATGATGGACGGCAGTGCCAGGAGGGGGAAGAAATCCGAGTCCTTCAGCAGGAGTGAGTTCAAGAAGCTGATCCAGCAGGAGTTCGCTCCTGTCAAG AGGTCCTCCACCAGCAAATACCACTACATCGGCAGCCCGCTGGATTCGGACACTGAACCCATGAACAAGAAGGAGAGGGGCTCCTCCAAAACCTGTGTGTACTGA
- the LOC107055133 gene encoding loricrin-like, whose protein sequence is MCSRQDRDQCHSQERYTRQSSGCHSSGGGGCHSSGGGGGCHSSGGGSGGCHSSGGGGGCHSSGSSGGCHSSSGGGGCHSSGGSSCHGKPQVQYHYYHHQQQQQQQQQQQQQQQQVHQLPSQKMK, encoded by the coding sequence ATGTGCTCCCGTCAGGATAGAGACCAGTGCCACTCGCAGGAGCGCTACACCCGGCAGAGCAGCGGCTGTCACAGCTCCGGTGGTGGTGGCTGTCACAGCTCCGGTGGAGGTGGTGGCTGTCACAGCTccggtggtggcagtggtggctGTCACAGCTCCGGCGGTGGCGGTGGCTGTCACAGCTCTGGTAGCAGTGGTGGCTGTCACAGCTCCAGTGGTGGCGGTGGCTGTCACAGCTCCGGCGGCTCCAGCTGCCATGGGAAGCCTCAGGTCCAGTACCACTACtaccaccaccagcagcagcagcagcagcagcagcagcagcagcagcagcagcagcaggtccacCAGCTGCCCTCACAGAAGATGAAGTGA